From the Candidatus Bathyarchaeota archaeon genome, the window AACAGCAAACATTAAGGCACAAATCGCAAGATGGAGAAAAACCGTAAACGTACGACTGCGAGGTCAACCCGTTCTTCAATGTGCTGTAGGGACGGAAGACATGAAAGACGAAGAAATCGCCGAAAACGTTATGGCTGTGGTGAGAAGAGTTGAAGGAAGACTTAAAAGAGGCCTCAAAAACATTACGACAATTTACCTGAAAACTACCATGGGTTCGCCTGTGAAAATCAAACTGTAGAAGGAAGTTGCAATGACTGACCAGCGCTTGGTACTGCAAGAAAAAGCCAAACAAATCGAAGAGATAGAAAACATCATGCAACAGTACAAAGTCATTGCATTGGCTAGCCTGCAGAAAGTGCGTGCTGCCCAGTTGCAAGAGCTTCGGAAAAAACTGCAAAACGACGCCTATGTTCGAGTTATCAAAAACACACTTATGAAACGTGCAATCACCCAAGCCAAAAACCATCCAAACCTAGATAAACTCGAAGACCACCTAACCGGTTCGACAATTTACTTGTTCACAAACCTTAATC encodes:
- a CDS encoding 50S ribosomal protein L1, translating into TANIKAQIARWRKTVNVRLRGQPVLQCAVGTEDMKDEEIAENVMAVVRRVEGRLKRGLKNITTIYLKTTMGSPVKIKL